A DNA window from Streptococcus mutans contains the following coding sequences:
- a CDS encoding redoxin NrdH: protein MAKITVFSKNNCMQCKMTKKFLEQHNADFEEINIDEQPEKIEYVKSLGFTAAPVIETSDLVFSGFQPAKLKTII, encoded by the coding sequence ATGGCTAAAATTACTGTTTTTTCAAAAAATAACTGCATGCAATGCAAAATGACTAAGAAGTTCCTAGAACAACATAACGCTGATTTCGAAGAAATCAATATTGATGAACAGCCGGAAAAAATCGAATATGTCAAAAGTCTAGGATTTACTGCCGCTCCTGTTATTGAAACAAGCGATCTTGTCTTCTCAGGGTTTCAGCCTGCTAAATTGAAAACCATTATTTAA
- the nrdE gene encoding class 1b ribonucleoside-diphosphate reductase subunit alpha, whose translation MSLKNLGDISYFRLNNEINRPINGQIPLHKDKEALEAFFKENVKPNTKTFDSITDKIQFLVANDYIEAEFIAKYKSEFIEQLSQDLHAYDFQFKSFMAAYKFHQQYALKTNDGEEYLESIEDRVLFNALYFADGNENLAHDLAMEMIAQRYQPATPSFLNAGRSRRGELVSCFLIQVTDDMNSIGRSINSALQLSRIGGGVGISLSNLREAGAPIKGFAGAASGVVPVMKLFEDSFSYSNQLGQRQGAGVVYLDVFHPDIMAFLSTKKENADEKVRVKTLSLGVTIPDKFYELARRNEDMYLFSPYSIEREYGVPYNYLDITEKYDELVANPKIIKTKIKARDLETEISKLQQESGYPYVVNIDTANRANPIDGKIIMSNLCSEILQVQNPSLINDAQEFVKMGTDISCNLGSTNVVNMMTSPDFGRSIKAMTRALTFVTDSSHIDAVPSIKNGNKQAHTFGLGAMGLHSYLAQNHIEYGSPESIEFTDIYFMLMNYWTLVESNNIARERQETFVGFEKSKYADGSYFDKYVTGQFIPKSDKVKELFKNHFIPQAEDWEALRQAVMKDGLYHQNRLAVAPNGSISYINDVSASIHPITRRIEERQEKKIGKIYYPAAGLSTDTIPYYTSAYDMDMRKVIDVYAAATQHVDQGMSLTLFMRSDIPQGIYEWKTESKQTTRDLSILRNYAFNKGIKSIYYIRTFTDDGDEVGANECESCVI comes from the coding sequence ATGAGTTTAAAAAATCTTGGCGATATCTCTTACTTTCGCCTAAACAATGAAATTAATCGTCCTATTAATGGACAAATTCCACTTCATAAGGATAAGGAAGCTTTAGAAGCTTTCTTTAAAGAAAATGTCAAGCCAAATACCAAGACATTTGACAGCATTACTGATAAAATTCAGTTTTTAGTGGCTAATGACTATATCGAAGCTGAATTTATTGCTAAATATAAGTCAGAATTTATTGAACAGCTGTCTCAGGATCTTCATGCTTATGATTTTCAGTTTAAATCATTTATGGCGGCTTATAAATTTCATCAACAATATGCTCTAAAAACCAATGATGGAGAAGAATACTTAGAAAGCATTGAAGATCGCGTACTTTTCAATGCCCTTTATTTTGCTGATGGCAATGAGAATTTAGCTCATGACTTAGCCATGGAAATGATTGCCCAGCGTTATCAGCCTGCCACACCTTCTTTTCTTAATGCCGGGCGCAGCCGCCGAGGTGAATTGGTTTCTTGCTTCCTTATTCAAGTGACTGATGATATGAATTCAATCGGACGTTCGATCAACTCCGCTTTGCAATTGTCTCGTATTGGGGGAGGTGTTGGGATTTCCTTAAGCAACCTGCGTGAAGCTGGTGCTCCTATCAAAGGATTTGCTGGAGCTGCATCTGGTGTTGTTCCTGTTATGAAGCTGTTTGAAGATAGTTTTTCTTATTCTAACCAACTTGGACAGCGTCAAGGTGCTGGTGTTGTTTATTTAGATGTCTTCCATCCAGATATCATGGCCTTTCTTTCAACCAAGAAGGAAAATGCTGACGAAAAGGTTCGTGTTAAGACACTTTCTTTGGGTGTTACCATTCCTGATAAGTTTTATGAATTGGCTCGCAGGAACGAAGACATGTACCTCTTTAGTCCCTATTCTATTGAACGTGAATATGGTGTTCCTTATAACTATCTTGATATTACTGAAAAGTATGATGAATTGGTCGCCAACCCTAAGATTATCAAAACAAAGATTAAGGCTCGCGATTTGGAAACTGAAATTTCTAAATTACAGCAGGAATCTGGTTATCCTTACGTTGTCAATATTGATACAGCTAACCGTGCCAATCCAATTGATGGCAAAATTATTATGTCCAACTTGTGTTCTGAAATTCTTCAGGTTCAAAATCCTAGCCTTATTAACGATGCGCAAGAATTTGTTAAAATGGGAACCGATATTTCATGTAATCTTGGTTCCACAAATGTTGTCAATATGATGACTTCACCTGATTTTGGTCGTTCTATCAAAGCCATGACACGTGCTCTGACTTTCGTTACAGATTCATCACATATTGATGCTGTCCCTTCTATCAAAAACGGCAATAAGCAGGCACATACTTTTGGACTTGGTGCTATGGGACTGCATTCTTATTTGGCACAAAATCATATTGAATATGGCAGCCCTGAATCCATCGAGTTTACTGATATTTACTTTATGCTCATGAATTACTGGACTCTAGTCGAATCCAATAATATCGCCCGCGAACGCCAAGAAACGTTTGTCGGTTTTGAAAAATCAAAATACGCTGATGGTTCTTATTTTGATAAATATGTAACTGGTCAGTTTATACCAAAATCTGATAAAGTTAAAGAACTTTTCAAAAATCATTTCATTCCACAAGCTGAAGATTGGGAAGCCCTTCGTCAAGCAGTTATGAAAGATGGCCTTTATCATCAAAATCGCCTTGCCGTTGCCCCAAATGGTTCTATTTCTTACATTAATGATGTTTCTGCATCCATTCACCCTATTACCCGTCGAATTGAAGAGCGTCAAGAAAAGAAAATCGGGAAAATCTATTATCCAGCAGCTGGACTGTCAACAGATACCATTCCTTACTATACTTCTGCTTATGACATGGATATGCGTAAAGTGATTGACGTCTATGCCGCAGCTACACAACACGTTGACCAAGGCATGTCACTGACACTCTTTATGCGCAGTGATATTCCACAAGGCATTTATGAATGGAAAACAGAGAGCAAACAAACCACACGTGACTTGTCTATTCTGCGCAATTACGCCTTCAACAAGGGTATCAAATCCATCTACTATATCCGCACCTTCACTGATGATGGTGATGAAGTTGGTGCTAATGAATGTGAAAGCTGTGTGATTTAA
- the nrdF gene encoding class 1b ribonucleoside-diphosphate reductase subunit beta produces MTTYYEAINWNEIEDVIDKSTWEKLTEQFWLDTRIPLSNDLDDWRKLSAAEKDLVGKVFGGLTLLDTMQSQSGVEAIRGDVRTPHEEAVLNNIQFMESVHAKSYSSIFSTLNTKSEIEGIFEWTNNNEYLQKKAKIINEIYENGNALQKKVASTFLETFLFYSGFFTPLYYLGNNKLANVAEIIKLIIRDESVHGTYIGYKFQLGFNELTEEEQSEFRDWMYDLLYQLYENEELYTQTLYDPVGWTEEVMTFLRYNANKALMNLGQDPLFPDTANDVNPIVMNGISTGTSNHDFFSQVGNGYLLGSVEAMHDDDYLMGK; encoded by the coding sequence ATGACAACTTACTATGAAGCAATAAATTGGAACGAAATTGAAGATGTCATTGACAAGTCTACTTGGGAAAAATTAACCGAGCAATTTTGGTTGGATACCCGTATTCCTCTGTCAAATGACTTGGATGACTGGCGTAAGTTATCTGCCGCAGAAAAAGACCTCGTTGGTAAAGTTTTTGGCGGTTTAACATTATTAGACACCATGCAATCCCAATCAGGTGTAGAAGCTATCCGCGGCGATGTTCGCACACCACACGAAGAAGCTGTGTTAAATAATATCCAATTTATGGAATCTGTCCACGCCAAATCTTACTCATCAATCTTTTCAACGCTTAACACTAAGTCTGAGATTGAAGGGATTTTTGAATGGACCAATAATAATGAATACTTGCAAAAAAAGGCTAAGATTATTAATGAGATCTATGAAAATGGAAATGCTCTCCAAAAGAAAGTTGCTTCTACTTTTCTTGAAACTTTTCTTTTCTACTCAGGTTTCTTTACGCCACTCTACTACCTCGGTAACAATAAACTAGCCAATGTGGCTGAAATCATTAAGCTCATTATTCGTGATGAGTCTGTCCATGGTACCTACATTGGCTACAAATTCCAGCTTGGCTTTAATGAATTGACTGAGGAAGAGCAAAGCGAATTTCGTGATTGGATGTATGATTTACTCTATCAACTCTATGAGAATGAGGAACTTTATACCCAAACACTCTATGATCCAGTCGGCTGGACTGAGGAAGTCATGACCTTCCTGCGTTATAATGCCAATAAAGCACTCATGAATTTGGGACAGGATCCTCTTTTTCCAGATACCGCCAATGATGTCAATCCAATTGTCATGAATGGTATCTCAACGGGAACATCAAACCACGATTTCTTCTCACAAGTCGGTAATGGTTACCTGCTTGGTTCTGTTGAAGCCATGCATGATGACGATTATCTCATGGGAAAATAA
- a CDS encoding acetylornithine transaminase: MSNLFQNYTRADLEFIKAEGNYLFDTQGKKYLDFSTGIGVTNLGFHPQVQVALQKQAEQIWHTPNLYQNSLQEEVAAKLMAGKDYLAFFCNSGAEANEAAIKIARKATGKQEIITFQNSFHGRTFGSMSATGQDKIKVGFGDAVPHFHYAVFNDLNSVKALVTENTAAVMLELVQGESGVLPAEQDFVTALADYCQKNGLLLIIDEVQTGMGRTGKLYAFQHYGIEPDIFTLAKGLANGVPVGAMLAKKQFGSAFGPGSHGSTFGGNKLAMAASSAVLDIMTKAGFLEQAWENAHYLQEQLTSALQVADTVTQVRGLGYMIGIETTADLGQMVKATRDRGLIVLTAGTNVIRLLPPLTLTKDEIDQGIMILQEVFEQHN; the protein is encoded by the coding sequence ATGAGTAACTTATTTCAAAACTATACAAGAGCAGATCTTGAGTTTATCAAAGCAGAAGGTAATTATCTCTTTGATACACAAGGGAAAAAATACCTTGATTTTTCAACAGGCATTGGCGTGACTAATCTGGGTTTTCATCCGCAAGTTCAAGTTGCCTTGCAAAAACAGGCTGAGCAAATTTGGCACACACCCAATCTTTATCAAAATAGTTTGCAAGAAGAAGTCGCTGCTAAGTTGATGGCTGGTAAGGATTATTTAGCTTTCTTTTGTAATAGCGGTGCAGAGGCCAATGAAGCGGCTATTAAAATTGCCCGTAAAGCAACGGGCAAGCAAGAGATTATTACTTTTCAGAATTCCTTCCATGGCAGGACCTTTGGCTCCATGTCAGCGACAGGACAGGATAAAATCAAAGTCGGTTTTGGTGACGCTGTCCCGCATTTTCACTATGCCGTTTTCAATGACTTGAACAGTGTTAAAGCTTTGGTGACAGAAAACACAGCTGCTGTTATGCTGGAACTCGTTCAAGGAGAGTCTGGTGTGCTGCCTGCTGAGCAGGACTTCGTGACAGCCCTAGCTGATTACTGTCAGAAGAATGGTCTGTTGCTTATCATAGATGAGGTACAGACAGGTATGGGACGGACTGGCAAGCTCTATGCCTTCCAGCACTATGGCATTGAACCGGATATTTTTACATTGGCAAAAGGTCTAGCCAACGGAGTCCCTGTTGGTGCCATGTTGGCAAAAAAGCAGTTTGGCAGTGCCTTTGGTCCCGGTTCGCACGGTTCAACCTTTGGCGGCAATAAATTAGCCATGGCAGCCAGTTCGGCCGTTCTTGATATTATGACTAAGGCAGGTTTTTTAGAGCAGGCTTGGGAAAATGCTCATTATTTACAAGAGCAGCTCACGTCTGCCTTGCAGGTTGCTGATACGGTCACTCAAGTGCGCGGACTGGGTTATATGATAGGTATTGAAACGACGGCTGACCTTGGTCAAATGGTCAAGGCTACTCGCGACCGAGGTTTGATCGTCCTGACAGCAGGAACCAATGTTATCAGGCTCTTACCGCCGCTGACTCTGACCAAGGATGAGATCGATCAAGGCATAATGATTTTACAGGAAGTGTTTGAACAGCATAATTGA
- the argB gene encoding acetylglutamate kinase: MKDIIVIKIGGVASQQLSGDFLSQIKNWQDAGKQLVIVHGGGFAINKLMEENQVPVKKINGLRVTSKDDMVLVSHALLDLVGKNLQEKLRQAGVSCQQLKSDIKHVVAADYLDKDTYGYVGDVTHINKRVIEEFLENRQIPILASLGYSKEGDMLNINADYLATAIAVALAADKLILMTDVKGVLENGAVLEKITSHQVQEKIDTAVITAGMIPKIESAAKTVAAGVGQVLIGDNLLTGTLITAD, encoded by the coding sequence ATGAAAGATATTATTGTTATTAAAATTGGCGGAGTAGCAAGTCAACAGCTGAGTGGAGATTTTCTCAGTCAAATCAAGAACTGGCAGGATGCTGGCAAACAGCTTGTTATCGTCCATGGCGGTGGCTTTGCGATTAATAAGTTAATGGAAGAAAATCAGGTTCCAGTCAAAAAAATCAATGGCTTGCGAGTCACTAGCAAAGATGACATGGTTTTGGTAAGTCACGCTCTTCTTGATTTGGTTGGAAAGAATTTACAGGAAAAATTAAGGCAGGCAGGTGTCAGCTGTCAGCAGTTAAAATCGGACATTAAGCATGTAGTGGCTGCTGATTATCTAGATAAAGACACCTATGGCTATGTCGGCGATGTGACGCATATTAATAAAAGGGTCATTGAAGAATTCCTTGAGAACAGGCAGATTCCTATTCTTGCTTCTTTAGGTTATTCCAAAGAAGGGGACATGCTCAATATCAATGCGGATTATCTAGCGACAGCAATAGCGGTAGCACTTGCGGCTGATAAACTGATTTTGATGACCGACGTTAAAGGTGTTTTAGAAAATGGAGCTGTGCTGGAAAAGATAACAAGTCATCAAGTCCAAGAAAAGATTGATACAGCTGTTATTACTGCTGGTATGATTCCCAAAATTGAGAGCGCTGCTAAAACAGTAGCCGCAGGCGTCGGGCAGGTTTTAATTGGAGATAATTTATTGACAGGAACGCTTATCACAGCAGATTAA
- the argJ gene encoding bifunctional ornithine acetyltransferase/N-acetylglutamate synthase — MKIIDGNIASPLGFSADGLHAGFKKRKKDFGWIVSEVPASVAGVYTTNKVIAAPLIVTRESVKKAQKMQALVVNSGVANSCTGLQGMEDAYTMQKWTATKLKIAPELVGVASTGVIGDLMPMDTLQKGLSKLVVNGNSDDFAQAILTTDTKVKTVAVTEQFGRDEVTMAGVAKGSGMIHPNMATMLAFITCDAVISSETLQLALSQNVETTFNQITVDGDTSTNDIVLVLSNGCTLNKEILPDTPEFDKFSAMLHFVMQELAKKIAKDGEGATKLIEVEVINAPNSLDARMMAKSVVGSSLVKTAIFGEDPNWGRILAAVGYAGVDVPVDNIDIYLADIPVMLASSPVDFDEEDMQDVMRADTIKIIVDLHAGDSVGKAWGCDLSYDYVKINALYRT; from the coding sequence ATGAAAATAATTGATGGAAATATTGCCAGTCCGCTAGGTTTCTCAGCGGATGGCTTACATGCTGGTTTTAAAAAGAGAAAAAAAGATTTTGGCTGGATTGTGTCAGAAGTTCCAGCAAGTGTGGCAGGTGTTTATACAACCAATAAAGTCATTGCCGCACCGCTGATTGTTACCAGAGAGTCTGTGAAAAAGGCTCAAAAAATGCAAGCTCTTGTTGTTAACTCAGGCGTTGCTAATTCATGTACCGGCCTTCAAGGAATGGAAGATGCTTATACCATGCAAAAATGGACAGCAACGAAGCTAAAGATTGCTCCTGAGTTGGTTGGTGTTGCTTCAACAGGCGTCATTGGTGACTTGATGCCCATGGATACTTTGCAAAAAGGTCTTTCTAAATTAGTGGTCAATGGGAATTCAGATGATTTTGCGCAAGCTATCTTGACGACAGACACAAAAGTTAAGACAGTGGCTGTAACAGAGCAATTTGGTCGTGATGAGGTTACTATGGCAGGTGTCGCCAAGGGTTCTGGTATGATTCACCCTAATATGGCAACCATGTTAGCCTTTATTACTTGTGATGCTGTCATTTCAAGCGAAACGCTGCAGTTGGCACTTAGTCAAAATGTTGAAACGACGTTTAATCAAATTACAGTAGATGGTGACACTTCAACTAATGACATAGTCCTTGTCCTCTCTAATGGCTGTACCTTAAATAAGGAAATACTGCCAGATACACCGGAGTTTGATAAGTTTTCAGCTATGCTTCATTTTGTCATGCAAGAGTTGGCTAAGAAAATTGCCAAGGATGGTGAAGGGGCGACTAAGCTCATTGAGGTTGAAGTGATCAATGCTCCTAATAGTTTAGATGCACGTATGATGGCTAAAAGTGTTGTTGGTTCTAGCCTTGTTAAAACGGCAATTTTTGGTGAAGATCCCAATTGGGGACGTATTTTGGCAGCAGTTGGCTATGCTGGTGTTGATGTTCCCGTGGATAATATTGATATTTATCTGGCAGACATTCCAGTCATGCTAGCTTCTAGTCCTGTTGATTTTGATGAGGAAGACATGCAGGATGTCATGCGAGCAGATACTATTAAGATTATTGTGGATTTGCATGCAGGGGACAGTGTTGGTAAGGCTTGGGGTTGTGATTTGTCCTATGATTATGTTAAAATCAATGCCCTCTATCGGACCTAG
- the argC gene encoding N-acetyl-gamma-glutamyl-phosphate reductase: MKVSIVGITGYSGLELVRILNGHQKVELVSVHATKEIGTKLSDIYSYLKGICDLEIQSFDSQKIMATADLVFFATPSGVAKELAKDFIAADFPVIDISGDHRLPAAIYEKWYKKAAAEQASLDKFTYALAELTDVKGKKFIANPGCYATATELALLPLVKEKLIDVNSIIVDAKSGLTGAGKVLSESSHFVNVHDNYVTYKLNRHQHIPEIVQELKRFDNNLEHIQFSTSLLPVNRGIMATCYVTLKKPLSNEAISKIYQDLYADKPFVRLQQDLPELHNVIGSNFCDIGFAYNPVTNVLTVISVIDNLVKGAAGQAVQNLNLMMGWDETEGFPMTPSYL; this comes from the coding sequence ATGAAAGTTTCGATTGTCGGTATTACGGGATATAGTGGATTAGAATTAGTCCGAATCTTAAATGGCCATCAGAAAGTTGAGCTTGTATCTGTCCATGCTACTAAGGAGATTGGAACAAAATTATCTGATATTTATTCATATTTAAAAGGAATTTGTGATTTAGAAATTCAATCTTTTGATAGTCAAAAAATAATGGCGACAGCTGATTTGGTCTTTTTTGCTACCCCCAGCGGTGTCGCTAAAGAATTAGCTAAAGACTTCATTGCAGCCGATTTTCCAGTCATTGATATCTCTGGAGATCATCGTCTGCCTGCTGCTATTTATGAAAAATGGTATAAGAAAGCAGCAGCTGAACAAGCATCTTTGGATAAATTCACATACGCTCTGGCCGAATTGACAGATGTTAAGGGAAAGAAATTCATTGCTAATCCGGGCTGTTATGCGACAGCAACTGAATTGGCTTTGCTTCCTTTGGTTAAGGAGAAACTTATTGATGTGAACAGTATCATCGTGGACGCTAAGTCTGGACTAACAGGAGCAGGCAAGGTCTTGTCAGAGTCCAGTCATTTTGTCAATGTCCATGATAATTACGTTACTTACAAGTTAAATCGCCATCAACATATTCCTGAAATTGTCCAAGAGTTGAAACGATTTGATAACAACTTGGAACATATCCAATTTTCAACCTCGCTTTTGCCTGTTAATCGTGGCATTATGGCAACCTGTTATGTGACTTTAAAAAAGCCTTTAAGCAATGAAGCCATTAGCAAAATTTATCAGGATCTTTATGCAGATAAGCCTTTTGTCCGCTTACAGCAAGACTTGCCAGAATTGCATAATGTCATTGGTTCAAATTTTTGTGATATTGGCTTTGCCTATAATCCAGTAACCAATGTCCTAACAGTCATTTCGGTTATTGATAATCTGGTTAAAGGAGCAGCTGGTCAGGCTGTTCAAAATCTCAATTTGATGATGGGATGGGATGAGACAGAAGGCTTCCCGATGACACCTAGTTATTTATAA
- a CDS encoding CPBP family intramembrane glutamic endopeptidase, whose translation MKIVLNSIKVIGLILLSLVCNIIPMYLLQYQNKLSLPAKWGLGLVYIVLIILVIYFLWQAHKKHDSAEVATQKMTAKDIGIALLFFLVARVVAITGTLINQILSGQSTMTNDAALQSLTAFFKNGFFLYTLLYVILVGIVGPIIEEMAYRAFPNHLWFKNSHKVLAGIITTLLFAFPHATTLFEFVLYACIGAILYLAYARRGNIKDSMLVHILNNLPTALYFLFIALK comes from the coding sequence ATGAAAATTGTTTTAAATAGTATTAAAGTTATTGGATTGATTTTATTATCACTTGTTTGTAATATTATTCCTATGTATCTCTTGCAGTATCAAAACAAACTGTCTTTGCCTGCTAAGTGGGGTCTGGGATTGGTTTATATTGTCTTAATTATTTTGGTCATTTATTTCTTGTGGCAGGCTCACAAAAAGCATGACTCAGCAGAAGTGGCAACTCAAAAAATGACAGCTAAAGACATTGGTATTGCTCTGCTATTTTTCTTAGTCGCTAGGGTAGTTGCGATTACAGGGACTTTAATTAATCAAATACTGTCTGGACAAAGTACAATGACCAATGATGCAGCTTTGCAAAGTTTAACGGCTTTCTTCAAAAACGGCTTCTTTCTCTATACACTTTTGTATGTGATTTTAGTTGGCATAGTCGGACCTATTATTGAAGAGATGGCTTATCGTGCCTTTCCTAATCACCTTTGGTTTAAAAATAGTCACAAGGTTTTAGCAGGTATCATCACAACACTTCTTTTTGCCTTTCCGCACGCAACAACACTTTTTGAATTTGTCCTTTATGCTTGTATCGGAGCTATTTTATATCTAGCCTATGCACGTAGAGGAAATATTAAGGACTCCATGCTTGTTCATATTTTAAATAATTTGCCTACGGCGCTTTATTTCTTATTTATAGCTTTAAAATGA
- a CDS encoding helix-turn-helix transcriptional regulator, with translation MPILKNQLKELRARDGINQTQLAKLAGISRQTVSLIERNEYTPSVVIAFKIAKSFGEPVENVFSLMEEENEKVKRSCSKKS, from the coding sequence ATGCCAATACTTAAAAATCAACTTAAAGAACTACGTGCTAGAGATGGCATTAATCAGACCCAACTTGCTAAATTAGCAGGCATTTCCCGACAGACAGTCAGTTTAATAGAGCGTAATGAATACACACCTTCTGTTGTCATCGCCTTTAAGATTGCTAAATCTTTTGGTGAACCTGTGGAGAATGTTTTTAGTTTAATGGAGGAAGAAAACGAAAAAGTTAAGCGAAGCTGTAGTAAGAAGAGTTAA
- a CDS encoding sensor histidine kinase, translating to MEMKKSGRSLKMIFTQYFATVSLAFIALLCLIWAVFVISLNTKLIIPANQTEQELYRLEDKIEKADTFQAKRLPKDTTYLLMTKDGKIKASNMPKKLQKQALVSYSGQTVNSAEYGYFMTLKPKNEVYIINYRLEAHYSVAWMNKYLPNVSLLGLILTGLGVLLVFTLVTILFARRLQRQLSPIIAATQKIAKQNLDFTVQSSDIKEFNQVLNSLDTMRAVLRDSLMHSWQVEQEKQNQIAALTHDIKTPLTVIKGNTELLKQTELSETQEAFVGYSLKNIGQVETYLQQLSYLAKNSQLQDFHPEKIKVAAFLEELSQNSQALAATKDIKIQFVNNLSDAQLTAYWDKGLLARALMNIISNAVEHSPQGSQLQLVCHLENELFQLTCLDSGQGFSREALDKAKMQFFQDDTSRHDRKHSGLGLTIADNIIRLHGGNLSLSNDAKTASGRVDVALPLAKM from the coding sequence ATGGAAATGAAAAAATCAGGTCGTTCTTTAAAAATGATTTTTACCCAGTATTTTGCGACAGTTAGTTTGGCTTTCATTGCTTTACTATGCCTAATTTGGGCTGTTTTTGTCATAAGTCTCAATACCAAGCTTATCATTCCTGCCAATCAGACAGAACAAGAACTCTATCGCTTAGAAGATAAAATTGAAAAAGCTGATACTTTTCAAGCCAAACGTTTGCCCAAAGACACAACTTATCTTTTAATGACCAAAGATGGTAAGATCAAAGCAAGCAATATGCCTAAAAAGCTGCAGAAACAAGCTCTGGTCAGTTATTCTGGACAAACTGTCAATTCTGCTGAATATGGTTATTTTATGACTTTGAAGCCTAAAAATGAAGTTTATATTATTAATTATCGACTGGAAGCTCATTATTCAGTTGCCTGGATGAATAAGTATCTTCCTAATGTGAGTCTATTAGGACTTATTTTGACAGGGCTTGGAGTATTGCTTGTGTTTACTTTAGTGACGATACTCTTTGCCCGCAGGCTTCAGCGACAATTGTCTCCGATTATTGCTGCTACGCAGAAAATAGCCAAGCAGAATTTGGATTTCACAGTACAATCATCTGATATTAAGGAATTTAATCAAGTTTTAAATAGCTTAGATACCATGCGAGCAGTCTTGAGGGATTCCTTGATGCACAGCTGGCAAGTGGAGCAGGAGAAGCAAAATCAAATAGCTGCCTTAACACATGATATTAAAACGCCGCTGACAGTCATTAAAGGGAATACGGAACTGCTTAAGCAAACGGAGCTATCAGAGACTCAGGAGGCATTTGTTGGCTACAGTTTAAAAAATATTGGACAGGTAGAGACCTATCTTCAGCAATTGTCCTATCTAGCTAAAAACAGCCAATTACAAGATTTTCACCCTGAAAAGATAAAGGTCGCAGCCTTTTTGGAAGAATTATCCCAAAACAGCCAAGCCCTTGCTGCAACGAAAGATATAAAGATTCAATTTGTCAATAATTTGTCTGATGCTCAGCTCACTGCTTATTGGGATAAAGGATTGTTGGCGCGTGCACTGATGAACATTATTTCCAATGCAGTAGAGCATAGTCCCCAAGGCAGTCAGCTGCAGTTAGTCTGTCATCTGGAAAATGAGCTTTTTCAATTGACTTGTCTAGATAGCGGTCAGGGCTTTTCAAGAGAGGCTTTAGATAAAGCAAAGATGCAATTTTTCCAAGATGATACCAGCCGTCATGACCGCAAGCATAGCGGTCTTGGTCTAACTATTGCAGACAATATTATTCGTTTGCATGGAGGAAACTTGAGCTTATCCAATGATGCTAAAACAGCCAGCGGCAGAGTTGATGTCGCCTTACCACTGGCTAAAATGTAA
- a CDS encoding response regulator transcription factor, whose product MTRILVIDDDADILALIKNTLQLQNYLVETFVSANQVDCSKLADYDLILLDIMMPDVDGLSFCRDIRNLVDCPILFLTAKSQEADVVTGLSYGADDYICKPFGVQELLARVDAHLRRERREHHASLVLEPIRFDLSAKRVTAKGKKLDLTKSEYEICELLAKRRGQVFSKDQLYDYLYAYEERGTPAAIAEHIKNIRAKFRTIGLEPIETVWGIGYKWK is encoded by the coding sequence ATGACCCGTATTTTGGTAATTGATGATGATGCAGATATTTTGGCTCTGATAAAAAATACCTTGCAACTGCAAAACTATCTGGTGGAGACTTTTGTCAGTGCCAATCAGGTTGACTGCTCAAAATTAGCAGACTATGATTTGATTTTACTGGACATTATGATGCCTGATGTGGACGGGCTCAGTTTTTGTCGGGACATTCGGAATTTGGTGGACTGTCCCATTCTTTTTTTGACAGCAAAGTCACAGGAAGCAGATGTTGTCACGGGGCTTAGTTATGGAGCAGATGATTATATTTGTAAGCCTTTTGGTGTGCAGGAATTGCTGGCGCGTGTTGATGCCCATCTGCGTCGAGAAAGGCGTGAGCACCATGCTAGTCTGGTTCTTGAGCCTATCCGTTTTGATCTTTCTGCTAAGCGGGTTACTGCTAAGGGAAAGAAACTTGATTTGACCAAGTCTGAGTATGAAATCTGTGAACTGTTAGCCAAGCGTCGCGGTCAAGTTTTTTCTAAAGATCAGCTTTATGATTATTTGTATGCTTATGAAGAACGGGGAACACCTGCGGCTATAGCAGAGCATATCAAAAATATTCGGGCTAAGTTTAGAACTATTGGGCTTGAGCCCATTGAAACGGTCTGGGGGATAGGCTATAAATGGAAATGA